One part of the Planctomycetota bacterium genome encodes these proteins:
- the rplK gene encoding 50S ribosomal protein L11, which yields MAKEVINQFKLIAPGGTATPAPPIGPALGQYGVNPGQFITQFNAATQDKKGEQVAVLITTYKDRSFTFEIKSGPASGLIMKAAKIKAGSGTAGKSTAGSVTMDQCREIAKEKLEDLNAFDLDAAARQIAGTARSMGVEVTGD from the coding sequence ATGGCCAAAGAAGTCATTAACCAGTTCAAGCTCATCGCCCCCGGCGGCACCGCCACCCCGGCCCCGCCGATCGGTCCGGCGCTTGGCCAGTATGGCGTGAACCCGGGTCAGTTCATCACCCAGTTCAATGCCGCCACTCAGGACAAGAAGGGCGAGCAGGTCGCGGTGCTGATCACCACGTACAAGGACCGCTCGTTCACCTTCGAGATCAAGTCCGGCCCGGCCAGCGGCCTGATCATGAAAGCCGCCAAAATCAAGGCCGGCTCTGGAACGGCAGGCAAGAGCACTGCCGGCTCGGTCACGATGGACCAGTGCCGCGAGATCGCCAAGGAGAAGCTCGAAGACCTCAACGCCTTCGACCTCGACGCCGCCGCCCGCCAAATCGCGGGGACGGCCCGCTCGATGGGCGTCGAAGTCACGGGCGACTAG
- the rplL gene encoding 50S ribosomal protein L7/L12 — protein sequence MSDTDTVEAPELSDDLKTFADKFVSLTLKEAVDVKNYLKAVHGIEPAAGGGVVMAAAGGDAGGAAAEEEKTSFDVILESFGDAKMAVIKAIRPITGLGLKEAKELVEGAPKPIKEGVDKDEAEKLKKELEEAGAKITLK from the coding sequence ATGAGCGACACCGATACCGTCGAAGCTCCCGAACTGAGCGACGACCTAAAGACCTTTGCCGACAAGTTCGTCAGCCTCACGCTGAAGGAAGCCGTCGACGTCAAGAACTACCTCAAGGCCGTCCACGGCATCGAGCCCGCGGCGGGTGGCGGTGTCGTCATGGCCGCTGCCGGTGGCGACGCCGGTGGTGCCGCCGCCGAGGAAGAGAAGACCTCGTTCGACGTCATCCTCGAGAGCTTCGGCGATGCCAAGATGGCCGTCATCAAGGCGATCCGCCCGATCACGGGCCTCGGCCTCAAGGAAGCCAAGGAGCTCGTCGAAGGCGCTCCCAAGCCGATCAAGGAAGGCGTCGACAAGGACGAGGCCGAGAAGCTCAAGAAGGAGCTCGAAGAGGCCGGTGCCAAGATCACGCTCAAGTAA
- the rplJ gene encoding 50S ribosomal protein L10, translating into MSKRVKKLIEGDYQNRFGHAEAVAVINPRGIDAIKTNQLRRALAEKGVKVTVVKNTLARRVGGEVGFEGIDALLDGPSAFVYGAPVTEGEETAISGVCRALVDQKKAKEFEDLEFRGVFFDGAVYHGEKGVEQISKLPTREEAISDLAGCLIGPGASLAGALMGPGAALAGILQTIEDKGGE; encoded by the coding sequence ATGAGCAAGCGAGTCAAGAAACTCATTGAGGGCGACTACCAGAACCGCTTCGGCCACGCCGAAGCCGTCGCCGTCATCAACCCGCGTGGCATCGACGCGATCAAGACGAACCAGCTTCGCCGAGCCTTGGCGGAGAAGGGCGTGAAGGTCACCGTCGTCAAGAACACGCTCGCCCGCCGCGTCGGCGGCGAGGTCGGCTTCGAGGGCATCGACGCCCTCCTCGACGGCCCAAGTGCCTTCGTCTACGGAGCCCCCGTCACCGAAGGCGAAGAAACCGCCATCAGCGGCGTCTGCCGGGCCCTTGTCGATCAGAAGAAGGCCAAGGAGTTCGAGGACCTCGAGTTCCGCGGCGTCTTCTTTGACGGAGCCGTCTACCACGGCGAGAAGGGCGTCGAGCAGATCAGCAAGCTGCCGACCCGCGAAGAGGCGATCAGCGACCTGGCCGGCTGCCTCATCGGTCCGGGTGCTTCGCTCGCCGGTGCCCTCATGGGCCCGGGTGCGGCGCTGGCCGGCATTCTGCAGACGATCGAGGACAAGGGCGGCGAGTAG
- the rplA gene encoding 50S ribosomal protein L1: MAKNSSKKAPKEGKRFEAARSKAPDKPVPLDAAIALVKGFPAPKFDQTVEMIFWLGLDTTHADQQVRSSVSLPHGIGKSKRVVAFVDPTRAQACLEAGAMMAGGEEMIKEIENANFTDFDTAIATPDMMRFVGKLGKMLGPKGLMPAPKAGTVTPNIEDAVKEYAAGKQEFRTDKGANVHTVIGKASFDSEQLKENAQAMLDKIKSVKPEAAKTVYLKKVTLKATMTPGVEVAVSD, from the coding sequence ATGGCAAAGAATAGCAGCAAGAAGGCCCCCAAAGAGGGCAAGCGTTTCGAGGCGGCTCGCAGCAAAGCCCCGGACAAGCCGGTACCGCTTGACGCGGCGATCGCGCTGGTGAAGGGCTTCCCGGCCCCGAAGTTCGATCAGACCGTCGAGATGATCTTCTGGCTCGGCCTCGACACCACGCACGCCGATCAGCAGGTCCGCTCCAGCGTCTCCCTGCCGCACGGCATCGGCAAGAGCAAGCGGGTCGTCGCCTTCGTCGATCCCACCCGGGCTCAGGCGTGCCTCGAAGCGGGCGCGATGATGGCCGGCGGTGAGGAGATGATCAAGGAGATCGAGAACGCCAACTTCACCGACTTTGACACCGCCATCGCCACGCCGGACATGATGCGGTTCGTCGGCAAGCTCGGCAAGATGCTCGGCCCCAAGGGCCTGATGCCCGCTCCCAAGGCTGGCACCGTCACGCCGAACATCGAGGACGCGGTCAAGGAGTACGCGGCCGGTAAGCAGGAATTCCGCACCGACAAGGGTGCCAACGTCCACACCGTCATCGGCAAGGCCAGCTTCGACAGCGAGCAGCTCAAGGAGAACGCCCAGGCCATGCTCGACAAGATCAAGTCGGTCAAGCCCGAAGCCGCCAAGACGGTCTACCTGAAGAAGGTCACCCTCAAGGCCACGATGACGCCCGGCGTCGAGGTGGCGGTCTCCGATTAA